One region of Desulfocurvus vexinensis DSM 17965 genomic DNA includes:
- a CDS encoding phage tail sheath subtilisin-like domain-containing protein, with translation MAEQFLHGIEVLEIDDGTRPIQTVKSSVIGVVGTAPQADAAKFPINHPVLITGSPRQAATLGAAGTLKDALDGIFDQCGAMVVVVRVEEGADAAATRSNVIGDAATMTGVHAFLGAQSEVKVTPRILCAPGFTGDRPDDAANPVVAELQGIAEKLRAVVIADGPNSSDTEAIAYREDWGSDRIYIVEPFVKVWDTTTNAVVVQPASARVAGKLAWMDNTRGFWWSPSNQVLNGIVGTARPVQFNLSDSNTAANLLNENEVTTIVHRDGYRLWGNRTTATDPQWAFLSVRRTADMIYESIEEAFLWAMDRPLSANLVLDIQESVNAYLRHLKAQGAILGGKCWLDEELNSKESLMAGKLYMDFDIEPPAPMERLTFRAHRENGYYEELVDHVLTATPQEEKE, from the coding sequence ATGGCTGAGCAGTTCCTGCACGGCATCGAGGTCCTGGAGATCGACGACGGGACCCGGCCCATCCAGACGGTCAAGTCCAGCGTCATCGGCGTCGTCGGCACCGCGCCGCAGGCCGACGCCGCGAAGTTCCCCATCAACCATCCGGTGCTCATCACCGGCAGCCCGCGCCAAGCCGCGACCCTGGGTGCGGCAGGCACCCTCAAGGATGCCCTCGACGGCATCTTCGATCAGTGCGGGGCCATGGTCGTGGTCGTGCGTGTGGAGGAAGGTGCGGACGCCGCCGCCACCCGCAGCAACGTCATCGGCGACGCCGCGACCATGACCGGGGTGCACGCTTTCCTGGGCGCCCAGTCCGAGGTCAAAGTCACGCCGCGCATCCTGTGCGCTCCCGGCTTCACCGGCGACCGCCCGGACGATGCCGCCAATCCCGTGGTGGCGGAACTCCAGGGCATCGCGGAAAAGCTGCGCGCGGTGGTTATCGCTGATGGACCGAACAGCTCCGACACCGAGGCCATCGCCTACCGCGAGGACTGGGGGAGTGACCGCATCTACATCGTGGAGCCCTTCGTCAAGGTCTGGGACACCACTACCAACGCGGTGGTTGTGCAGCCCGCGTCCGCTCGGGTGGCGGGTAAGCTGGCCTGGATGGACAACACCCGGGGCTTCTGGTGGTCGCCCAGCAATCAGGTGCTGAACGGCATCGTCGGCACCGCCCGGCCTGTGCAGTTCAACCTCTCCGACTCCAACACCGCAGCCAACCTGCTCAACGAGAACGAGGTGACTACCATCGTGCATCGTGACGGCTACCGCCTGTGGGGCAACCGCACGACGGCCACGGACCCGCAATGGGCTTTCCTTTCTGTGCGACGCACCGCCGACATGATCTACGAGAGCATCGAGGAGGCCTTCCTTTGGGCCATGGATCGTCCGCTGTCCGCCAACCTGGTGCTGGACATCCAGGAAAGCGTGAACGCCTACCTGCGCCACCTGAAGGCCCAGGGTGCCATCCTGGGCGGCAAGTGCTGGCTGGACGAGGAGCTGAACTCCAAGGAAAGCCTCATGGCGGGCAAGTTGTACATGGACTTTGACATCGAACCGCCCGCGCCCATGGAACGCCTGACCTTCCGGGCGCACCGCGAGAACGGGTACTACGAGGAACTGGTCGACCATGTACTCACGGCCACCCCGCAGGAGGAAAAGGAATGA